A stretch of Arachis hypogaea cultivar Tifrunner chromosome 15, arahy.Tifrunner.gnm2.J5K5, whole genome shotgun sequence DNA encodes these proteins:
- the LOC112748947 gene encoding uncharacterized protein isoform X1: MPNFLLDRISYLLLEPAQPGINSHRRRQPKVALIPRLLLRCIDTPISRKQINECPPCCGNSKPFRKIRKSFEDNYDVFLSVPVVYRLEQGQPNQQASHRMDPLLRCILLAPDARPPVPGKRWNGSLTDEAPPKGNDDPLVSAASCGSTYTAPPHECTPIARSVVSSVSGMQTDIRRLSDALARHDAVVLELRDAIRLLTGERSPGLNGELLAGLCRFCNCNQKNTYFNLPKENRSKKKASKTCRRAEHTRRPVPEVGPVIDTTFSMDHFPFTTNRSKKQTRKPIKSWKEPRSKRVPEVVDLSSDDGVAKTKGHTTIKTVINATGRSGQDKFHGHAADSAAVVNLSGLLSMQVDNIPKSMNLVFRPTVDMNLSGVELAVAAYIFNRDLPESEVLIDIGDCFASRGALMTLAPKEEVVDDVLNVVIRMLTNGSQRSCWFLPTVVMQVALGGRSLTSANMTSIRNNYMRSKVDQTTKVYQPMWCDQHWYLMIIDIPQMNLVYLDSLRDPREADARKTAMVRVALYLEGLTLGKSWLSGPEALRPRFSAFEFEEPEVPQQAGDSMDCGVWVAQWMIREHLWQDHGVQNVNNATRMRLAVDLVMKSHNDLGEDAVSKAVRHWQQKAA; encoded by the exons ATGCCCAATTTCCTCCTGGACAGAATCAGCTACTTGCTCTTGGAACCTGCCCAACCTGGTATCAATAGCCACCGCCGCCGTCAACCGAAGGTTGCATTGATACCACGCCTTTTACTTCGCTGCATTGATACTCCGATCTCGAGGAAGCAGATAAACGAGTGTCCTCCCTGCTGCGGTAATAGCAAGCCGTTTCGTAAAATCCGTAAATCGTTCGAGGACAATTATGATGTTTTCTTAA GCGTCCCCGTCGTTTATCGTTTGGAGCAAGGCCAGCCGAATCAGCAGGCAAGCCACAGAATGGATCCTCTCCTAAGGTGCATCCTTCTGGCTCCAGATGCTCGGCCTCCTGTGCCAGGAAAACGTTGGAACGGATCCCTGACTGATGA GGCACCTCCAAAGGGGAACGATGACCCTCTAGTCTCTGCGGCAAGCTGTGGCTCGACGTACACAGCACCGCCTCAT GAATGCACTCCCATTGCAAGGAGCGTGGTGAGCAGTGTGTCGGGAATGCAGACCGACATAAGGAGGTTGTCGGACGCCTTAGCTCGACATGATGCGGTGGTTTTGGAGCTAAGGGACGCAATCAGGTTGCTAACCGGGGAGAGGTCGCCTGGTCTTAACGGGGAGCTGCTTGCCGGCCTTTGCAGGTTTTGCAATTGCAACCagaagaacacatatttcaactTACCCAAAGAGAATCGTTCAAAGAAAAAAGCTAGCAAGACCTGCCGGCGGGCTGAGCATACCCGGCGTCCGGTGCCGGAAGTAGGTCCGGTCATCGACACCACATTCAGCATGGATCACTTCCCCTTTACCACCAACAGATCCAAGAAACAAACGAGGAAACCAATCAAAAGTTGGAAAGAGCCACGGTCAAAGCGTGTTCCGGAAGTG GTGGATCTTAGTTCCGACGACGGCGTGGCAAAGACCAAAGGGCACACAACTATAAAAACTGTAATCAATGCAACCGGGCGGTCCGGCCAGGATAAGTTTCATGGCCATGCCGCGGATTCTGCCGCGGTCGTGAACTTAAGCGGGTTACTAAGTATGCAAGTGGACAACATTCCAAAG TCCATGAACCTGGTATTTCGTCCCACGGTAGATATGAACCTGTCCGGGGTGGAGTTGGCAGTTGCTGCTTACATTTTCAACAGAGATCTTCCAGAGAG TGAAGTTCTTATTGACATTGGGGACTGCTTTGCAAGTAGGGGAGCGCTGATGACTCTCGCCCCGAAAGAGGAGGTTGTTGACGAT GTACTGAATGTAGTTATTCGTATGCTGACAAATGGATCGCAGCGCAGTTGTTGGTTCCTTCCCACAGTGGTCATG CAAGTGGCACTTGGTGGTCGCTCGCTAACGTCGGCGAACATGACGTCGATACGCAACAACTACATGCGCAGCAAGGTGGACCAGACGACGAAG GTTTACCAGCCCATGTGGTGTGATCAACACTGGTACCTTATGATTATCGACATCCCACAAATGAATTTAGTGTATCTAGACTCACTCCGAGATCCGCGTGAAGCAGATGCAAGGAAAACTGCGATGGTTCGGGTG GCACTTTACCTTGAGGGTTTGACGCTGGGAAAGTCATGGCTATCGGGGCCTGAGGCGCTGCGTCCTAGGTTCTCAGCCTTCGAGTTCGAGGAGCCGGAGGTGCCTCAACAAGCGGGGGACTC CATGGACTGTGGCGTGTGGGTAGCACAGTGGATGATTCGAGAGCACCTGTGGCAAGATCACGGGGTACAA AATGTCAACAATGCGACTAGGATGCGGTTGGCAGTGGATTTGGTGATGAAGTCTCACAACGACCTAGGAGAAGATGCTGTTTCCAAAGCAGTCCGGCATTGGCAACAGAAAGCAGCCTAG
- the LOC112748947 gene encoding uncharacterized protein isoform X3, which yields MPNFLLDRISYLLLEPAQPGINSHRRRQPKVALIPRLLLRCIDTPISRKQINECPPCCGNSKPFRKIRKSFEDNYDVFLSVPVVYRLEQGQPNQQASHRMDPLLRCILLAPDARPPVPGKRWNGSLTDEAPPKGNDDPLVSAASCGSTYTAPPHECTPIARSVVSSVSGMQTDIRRLSDALARHDAVVLELRDAIRLLTGERSPGLNGELLAGLCRFCNCNQKNTYFNLPKENRSKKKASKTCRRAEHTRRPVPEVGPVIDTTFSMDHFPFTTNRSKKQTRKPIKSWKEPRSKRVPEVVDLSSDDGVAKTKGHTTIKTVINATGRSGQDKFHGHAADSAAVVNLSGLLSMQVDNIPKSMNLVFRPTVDMNLSGVELAVAAYIFNRDLPESEVLIDIGDCFASRGALMTLAPKEEVVDDVLNVVIRMLTNGSQRSCWFLPTVVMQVALGGRSLTSANMTSIRNNYMRSKVDQTTKVYQPMWCDQHWYLMIIDIPQMNLVYLDSLRDPREADARKTAMVRVALYLEGLTLGKSWLSGPEALRPRFSAFEFEEPEVPQQAGDS from the exons ATGCCCAATTTCCTCCTGGACAGAATCAGCTACTTGCTCTTGGAACCTGCCCAACCTGGTATCAATAGCCACCGCCGCCGTCAACCGAAGGTTGCATTGATACCACGCCTTTTACTTCGCTGCATTGATACTCCGATCTCGAGGAAGCAGATAAACGAGTGTCCTCCCTGCTGCGGTAATAGCAAGCCGTTTCGTAAAATCCGTAAATCGTTCGAGGACAATTATGATGTTTTCTTAA GCGTCCCCGTCGTTTATCGTTTGGAGCAAGGCCAGCCGAATCAGCAGGCAAGCCACAGAATGGATCCTCTCCTAAGGTGCATCCTTCTGGCTCCAGATGCTCGGCCTCCTGTGCCAGGAAAACGTTGGAACGGATCCCTGACTGATGA GGCACCTCCAAAGGGGAACGATGACCCTCTAGTCTCTGCGGCAAGCTGTGGCTCGACGTACACAGCACCGCCTCAT GAATGCACTCCCATTGCAAGGAGCGTGGTGAGCAGTGTGTCGGGAATGCAGACCGACATAAGGAGGTTGTCGGACGCCTTAGCTCGACATGATGCGGTGGTTTTGGAGCTAAGGGACGCAATCAGGTTGCTAACCGGGGAGAGGTCGCCTGGTCTTAACGGGGAGCTGCTTGCCGGCCTTTGCAGGTTTTGCAATTGCAACCagaagaacacatatttcaactTACCCAAAGAGAATCGTTCAAAGAAAAAAGCTAGCAAGACCTGCCGGCGGGCTGAGCATACCCGGCGTCCGGTGCCGGAAGTAGGTCCGGTCATCGACACCACATTCAGCATGGATCACTTCCCCTTTACCACCAACAGATCCAAGAAACAAACGAGGAAACCAATCAAAAGTTGGAAAGAGCCACGGTCAAAGCGTGTTCCGGAAGTG GTGGATCTTAGTTCCGACGACGGCGTGGCAAAGACCAAAGGGCACACAACTATAAAAACTGTAATCAATGCAACCGGGCGGTCCGGCCAGGATAAGTTTCATGGCCATGCCGCGGATTCTGCCGCGGTCGTGAACTTAAGCGGGTTACTAAGTATGCAAGTGGACAACATTCCAAAG TCCATGAACCTGGTATTTCGTCCCACGGTAGATATGAACCTGTCCGGGGTGGAGTTGGCAGTTGCTGCTTACATTTTCAACAGAGATCTTCCAGAGAG TGAAGTTCTTATTGACATTGGGGACTGCTTTGCAAGTAGGGGAGCGCTGATGACTCTCGCCCCGAAAGAGGAGGTTGTTGACGAT GTACTGAATGTAGTTATTCGTATGCTGACAAATGGATCGCAGCGCAGTTGTTGGTTCCTTCCCACAGTGGTCATG CAAGTGGCACTTGGTGGTCGCTCGCTAACGTCGGCGAACATGACGTCGATACGCAACAACTACATGCGCAGCAAGGTGGACCAGACGACGAAG GTTTACCAGCCCATGTGGTGTGATCAACACTGGTACCTTATGATTATCGACATCCCACAAATGAATTTAGTGTATCTAGACTCACTCCGAGATCCGCGTGAAGCAGATGCAAGGAAAACTGCGATGGTTCGGGTG GCACTTTACCTTGAGGGTTTGACGCTGGGAAAGTCATGGCTATCGGGGCCTGAGGCGCTGCGTCCTAGGTTCTCAGCCTTCGAGTTCGAGGAGCCGGAGGTGCCTCAACAAGCGGGGGACTCGTAA
- the LOC112748947 gene encoding uncharacterized protein isoform X2, producing MPNFLLDRISYLLLEPAQPGINSHRRRQPKVALIPRLLLRCIDTPISRKQINECPPCCGNSKPFRKIRKSFEDNYDVFLSVPVVYRLEQGQPNQQASHRMDPLLRCILLAPDARPPVPGKRWNGSLTDEAPPKGNDDPLVSAASCGSTYTAPPHECTPIARSVVSSVSGMQTDIRRLSDALARHDAVVLELRDAIRLLTGERSPGLNGELLAGLCRFCNCNQKNTYFNLPKENRSKKKASKTCRRAEHTRRPVPEVGPVIDTTFSMDHFPFTTNRSKKQTRKPIKSWKEPRSKRVPEVVDLSSDDGVAKTKGHTTIKTVINATGRSGQDKFHGHAADSAAVVNLSGLLSMQVDNIPKSMNLVFRPTVDMNLSGVELAVAAYIFNRDLPESEVLIDIGDCFASRGALMTLAPKEEVVDDVLNVVIRMLTNGSQRSCWFLPTVVMQVALGGRSLTSANMTSIRNNYMRSKVDQTTKVYQPMWCDQHWYLMIIDIPQMNLVYLDSLRDPREADARKTAMVRVALYLEGLTLGKSWLSGPEALRPRFSAFEFEEPEVPQQAGDSMDCGVWVAQWMIREHLWQDHGNVNNATRMRLAVDLVMKSHNDLGEDAVSKAVRHWQQKAA from the exons ATGCCCAATTTCCTCCTGGACAGAATCAGCTACTTGCTCTTGGAACCTGCCCAACCTGGTATCAATAGCCACCGCCGCCGTCAACCGAAGGTTGCATTGATACCACGCCTTTTACTTCGCTGCATTGATACTCCGATCTCGAGGAAGCAGATAAACGAGTGTCCTCCCTGCTGCGGTAATAGCAAGCCGTTTCGTAAAATCCGTAAATCGTTCGAGGACAATTATGATGTTTTCTTAA GCGTCCCCGTCGTTTATCGTTTGGAGCAAGGCCAGCCGAATCAGCAGGCAAGCCACAGAATGGATCCTCTCCTAAGGTGCATCCTTCTGGCTCCAGATGCTCGGCCTCCTGTGCCAGGAAAACGTTGGAACGGATCCCTGACTGATGA GGCACCTCCAAAGGGGAACGATGACCCTCTAGTCTCTGCGGCAAGCTGTGGCTCGACGTACACAGCACCGCCTCAT GAATGCACTCCCATTGCAAGGAGCGTGGTGAGCAGTGTGTCGGGAATGCAGACCGACATAAGGAGGTTGTCGGACGCCTTAGCTCGACATGATGCGGTGGTTTTGGAGCTAAGGGACGCAATCAGGTTGCTAACCGGGGAGAGGTCGCCTGGTCTTAACGGGGAGCTGCTTGCCGGCCTTTGCAGGTTTTGCAATTGCAACCagaagaacacatatttcaactTACCCAAAGAGAATCGTTCAAAGAAAAAAGCTAGCAAGACCTGCCGGCGGGCTGAGCATACCCGGCGTCCGGTGCCGGAAGTAGGTCCGGTCATCGACACCACATTCAGCATGGATCACTTCCCCTTTACCACCAACAGATCCAAGAAACAAACGAGGAAACCAATCAAAAGTTGGAAAGAGCCACGGTCAAAGCGTGTTCCGGAAGTG GTGGATCTTAGTTCCGACGACGGCGTGGCAAAGACCAAAGGGCACACAACTATAAAAACTGTAATCAATGCAACCGGGCGGTCCGGCCAGGATAAGTTTCATGGCCATGCCGCGGATTCTGCCGCGGTCGTGAACTTAAGCGGGTTACTAAGTATGCAAGTGGACAACATTCCAAAG TCCATGAACCTGGTATTTCGTCCCACGGTAGATATGAACCTGTCCGGGGTGGAGTTGGCAGTTGCTGCTTACATTTTCAACAGAGATCTTCCAGAGAG TGAAGTTCTTATTGACATTGGGGACTGCTTTGCAAGTAGGGGAGCGCTGATGACTCTCGCCCCGAAAGAGGAGGTTGTTGACGAT GTACTGAATGTAGTTATTCGTATGCTGACAAATGGATCGCAGCGCAGTTGTTGGTTCCTTCCCACAGTGGTCATG CAAGTGGCACTTGGTGGTCGCTCGCTAACGTCGGCGAACATGACGTCGATACGCAACAACTACATGCGCAGCAAGGTGGACCAGACGACGAAG GTTTACCAGCCCATGTGGTGTGATCAACACTGGTACCTTATGATTATCGACATCCCACAAATGAATTTAGTGTATCTAGACTCACTCCGAGATCCGCGTGAAGCAGATGCAAGGAAAACTGCGATGGTTCGGGTG GCACTTTACCTTGAGGGTTTGACGCTGGGAAAGTCATGGCTATCGGGGCCTGAGGCGCTGCGTCCTAGGTTCTCAGCCTTCGAGTTCGAGGAGCCGGAGGTGCCTCAACAAGCGGGGGACTC CATGGACTGTGGCGTGTGGGTAGCACAGTGGATGATTCGAGAGCACCTGTGGCAAGATCACGGG AATGTCAACAATGCGACTAGGATGCGGTTGGCAGTGGATTTGGTGATGAAGTCTCACAACGACCTAGGAGAAGATGCTGTTTCCAAAGCAGTCCGGCATTGGCAACAGAAAGCAGCCTAG
- the LOC112748952 gene encoding fatty acid elongase 3-like, whose amino-acid sequence MVAGCPLSFCTTADEKSKSIINRLNAKEKKRKKLNYNERREYDLLKGIERERVSIAAAESSAMSTTAAGAAASSFMAVIHTIKFYLSEHPAIVGFRWSNTQCWGSTWLFLFNSIAIYILLSLFLHLLLSLLLPRGTTVPLGPLPALHSLLMSLISATIFAGLLLSSVAEIRETSWFWRRSKTPFQWLLCFPLGTRPSGRVFFWSYVFYLSRFLHMFRTTLSVLRRRKLAFFQVFNHSISAFMSFLWLEFSQSFQVLAILFTTLVDSLVYGYRVWTAIGLRSACFPFVVNCKMVLLGCNLVCHVGVLLLHFFNGGCNGMGAWVFNSFLNGVVLLLFLNFYIRMYIQGKKKKSCAAANNNNNELSDTSKLKLN is encoded by the coding sequence ATGGTTGCTGGTTGTCCTCTCTCGTTTTGTACAACAGCCGACGAAAAATCTAAAAGCATCATAAACAGACTCAacgcaaaggaaaaaaaaagaaagaaattaaattacaATGAACGGAGGGAATATGATTTATTAAAGggaatagagagagagagggtatCCATAGCAGCAGCAGAATCATCGGCCATGTCAACCACAGCGGCGGGCGCCGCCGCCTCGTCCTTCATGGCGGTGATCCACACAATCAAGTTCTACCTCTCGGAGCATCCCGCTATCGTGGGGTTTCGGTGGAGCAACACCCAATGCTGGGGCTCCACGTGGCTGTTCCTCTTCAACTCCATCGCCATCTAcatcctcctctctctcttcctccacCTCCTCCTCTCCCTCCTCCTCCCCCGCGGCACCACCGTCCCCCTGGGCCCCCTCCCCGCCCTCCACAGCCTCCTCATGTCCCTCATCTCCGCCACCATCTTCGCCGGCCTCCTCCTCTCCTCCGTCGCCGAAATCCGAGAAACCAGCTGGTTCTGGCGGCGCTCCAAGACCCCATTCCAATGGCTCCTCTGCTTCCCACTCGGCACGCGCCCCTCAGGCCGCGTGTTCTTCTGGTCCTACGTGTTCTACCTCTCACGCTTCCTCCACATGTTCCGTACAACCTTGTCGGTGCTACGAAGGCGCAAGTTGGCGTTCTTCCAGGTGTTCAACCACTCAATCTCCGCATTCATGTCGTTCCTGTGGCTGGAATTCTCGCAATCGTTTCAGGTTCTGGCGATCCTGTTCACCACTCTCGTTGACTCTCTGGTTTACGGTTACAGAGTGTGGACGGCGATAGGGTTGCGAAGCGCGTGTTTTCCATTCGTGGTGAATTGCAAGATGGTGCTGTTGGGGTGCAATCTGGTGTGCCACGTTGGGGTGCTCCTCCTGCATTTCTTCAACGGTGGCTGCAATGGGATGGGAGCCTGGGTTTTCAACTCTTTTCTGAACGGTGTCGTTTTGCTCTTATTCCTCAACTTCTATATTAGGATGTACATTCAGGGGAAAAAGAAGAAATCTTGTGCCGCcgctaataataataacaacgaaTTATCAGACACATCCAAGTTGAAGCTCAATTGA